A part of Solibacillus sp. FSL H8-0538 genomic DNA contains:
- a CDS encoding PepSY1/2 domain-containing protein, with translation MKNLVYLLTIVVVALGIYAFGANRSNNQLEQALHTRYTNELTNASEKLSLLHKTISQSLLFEDEKALNNELDNIWRMSSDLRNTVSNLPLHEEVTTQWMRYLGKIGDSAKVAAASEDASVWRKQMDKVTPNLHSFTEEWTVATAKFYEQDGDYSKWSTNQTMELSESPFKTVSTQLKSYNETDFPLTASESDYEKKRDLKHLMDKQVTKQEAINKFQKFFPGISEAALTVTKSHDDASYPFYHIQFIRGARIGYADITENGGHLLSFLLERPIRKEAQSHEQIVQKAEQFMEQVGYKDVVISESRENHEAWHFVFTRVYGEDEALVYPDSIQVKLAKDNGEVLGVNAMEYIQKESIKDQPVTPVDWDKFFNENVVVEEVKTIYTDNKTLQLRRCYQVIAHVQNELHDTFRVVVDAETHEVIKTEQLP, from the coding sequence ATGAAAAATCTAGTTTATTTATTAACTATTGTTGTCGTGGCATTAGGCATATATGCATTTGGAGCTAATCGCAGTAACAATCAGCTCGAACAGGCACTTCATACTCGTTATACAAACGAACTAACTAATGCATCTGAAAAACTTTCATTGCTTCATAAAACCATTTCACAGTCATTGCTTTTTGAGGATGAGAAGGCGCTAAATAATGAGCTAGATAATATTTGGCGCATGAGCAGTGATTTACGCAATACGGTATCCAATTTGCCATTGCATGAAGAAGTAACAACGCAATGGATGCGTTATTTAGGGAAAATTGGTGATTCGGCAAAAGTTGCTGCCGCGAGTGAAGACGCATCTGTGTGGCGTAAACAAATGGACAAGGTAACCCCAAACTTACATTCGTTTACGGAGGAATGGACGGTGGCGACCGCAAAATTTTATGAGCAGGACGGCGATTATAGTAAATGGTCGACAAATCAGACAATGGAACTCTCTGAATCACCGTTTAAAACAGTTTCTACGCAGTTAAAGAGCTATAACGAAACGGACTTTCCATTAACGGCAAGTGAATCTGATTATGAGAAGAAGCGGGACTTAAAGCATTTAATGGACAAACAGGTGACGAAGCAGGAGGCTATTAATAAGTTCCAAAAATTTTTCCCAGGTATTTCTGAGGCAGCCTTAACTGTTACGAAAAGCCATGATGATGCATCGTATCCGTTTTATCATATTCAATTTATCCGAGGAGCCCGTATTGGTTATGCAGATATTACGGAAAATGGCGGTCATTTGTTATCCTTTTTATTAGAGCGCCCTATTCGTAAGGAAGCACAATCACATGAGCAAATCGTGCAAAAAGCAGAGCAATTTATGGAACAAGTCGGTTACAAGGATGTTGTAATCTCAGAATCACGTGAAAATCATGAGGCGTGGCATTTTGTATTTACTCGTGTTTACGGGGAGGATGAAGCGCTTGTTTATCCGGACAGCATTCAGGTGAAGCTTGCGAAGGATAATGGGGAAGTACTCGGTGTCAACGCGATGGAATACATTCAAAAAGAATCAATCAAGGACCAGCCAGTTACCCCGGTTGATTGGGATAAATTCTTTAATGAAAATGTAGTAGTAGAAGAAGTGAAAACGATCTATACAGATAATAAAACATTACAATTGCGAAGATGCTATCAAGTGATTGCTCATGTACAAAATGAATTGCATGATACGTTTCGTGTGGTAGTCGATGCAGAGACGCATGAAGTGATTAAGACTGAGCAACTCCCATAG
- a CDS encoding flagellar brake protein — protein sequence MELKIGTLLTLEPTYTERIEKFRCKVVEQEENVIYIDYPTNVMTKKTAFLVDGAQFRVSFHTEDKQSFAFNTEVLGRRAGNIPMILLACPPEEEFIKIQRREYVRVETPVDIALEHNGRFYQFVAEDISAGGTALHLKSLVDFKDGDYVRLMIVLPFSNGDMRYVQTDAVIIRIFERDEAHIASVQFTDTDELDKQHIVRFCFERQLIIRKKEMNKL from the coding sequence ATGGAGCTAAAAATCGGTACACTACTTACATTAGAGCCAACTTATACTGAACGAATTGAAAAATTCCGTTGTAAAGTTGTGGAACAAGAAGAAAATGTTATTTACATTGATTACCCAACAAACGTCATGACAAAGAAAACGGCATTCTTAGTAGATGGCGCGCAATTCCGTGTAAGTTTTCATACAGAAGATAAGCAGAGCTTTGCTTTTAATACGGAAGTATTAGGGCGCAGAGCAGGGAATATTCCAATGATTTTATTGGCTTGCCCGCCAGAGGAAGAGTTTATTAAAATTCAGCGTAGGGAGTACGTACGTGTGGAGACACCCGTTGACATCGCATTAGAGCATAACGGACGTTTCTATCAGTTTGTTGCCGAGGACATTAGTGCCGGGGGAACAGCGCTGCATTTAAAGTCACTGGTCGATTTTAAAGACGGTGACTATGTGCGACTTATGATTGTCCTACCATTTTCGAATGGCGATATGCGATATGTTCAAACAGATGCTGTCATTATCCGTATTTTTGAACGAGATGAGGCTCATATTGCTTCCGTTCAATTTACCGATACGGATGAGCTTGATAAACAGCATATTGTTCGCTTTTGCTTTGAGCGTCAGTTAATAATTCGTAAAAAAGAAATGAACAAACTATAA
- the cmk gene encoding (d)CMP kinase, with protein MTKKIQIAIDGPAGAGKSTIAKIVAEALTFTYIDTGAMYRAVTYKGMQQNIQLDDSVRLEEMLRQTEIKLQPSPQGQLVFVDGENVSDAIRSNKVTSNVSQVAAHPNIRRILVTMQQELAANGGVVMDGRDIATHVLKDAELKIFMSASVEERARRRFLDNEGRGIPSTIENLQEEIALRDKLDSEREASPLIQAEDALYLDTTALTIEEAATKILKLANEKMM; from the coding sequence ATGACAAAAAAAATTCAAATTGCAATTGATGGCCCAGCAGGTGCTGGAAAAAGCACAATTGCCAAAATTGTAGCAGAGGCACTAACATTTACTTACATTGATACAGGTGCTATGTACCGCGCAGTTACGTATAAAGGAATGCAACAAAACATACAATTAGATGATTCGGTTCGTTTAGAGGAAATGCTTCGTCAAACAGAAATTAAATTACAACCTTCACCACAAGGACAACTCGTTTTTGTAGACGGTGAGAATGTATCTGATGCCATTCGTTCAAACAAAGTAACATCAAATGTTTCACAAGTGGCAGCACATCCTAATATTCGTAGGATTTTAGTAACTATGCAGCAAGAACTTGCGGCTAACGGTGGTGTTGTAATGGACGGGCGTGATATCGCAACGCATGTCTTAAAAGATGCGGAGTTAAAAATATTTATGTCTGCATCAGTAGAAGAGCGCGCACGTCGCCGTTTCTTAGATAATGAGGGCCGTGGAATTCCCTCGACAATCGAAAATTTACAAGAAGAAATTGCCTTACGCGATAAATTAGATAGCGAGCGTGAGGCATCACCATTAATTCAAGCAGAAGATGCGCTATACCTAGATACAACGGCATTAACTATTGAAGAGGCAGCAACAAAAATTTTAAAATTAGCAAACGAAAAAATGATGTAA
- the rpsA gene encoding 30S ribosomal protein S1 gives MSEEMNLGSNQEFREGDIVKGIAVQVDEKAVIVSIEGAPFDGIIPISELSSLHIEKASDVVSVGDTLNLMITKVEEENFVLSKRKVDALQAWDKLEAKFASGEVFEAEVKDVVKGGLVVDLGVRGFVPASLVEDYFVEDFEDYKGRTMRFKITELDKDKGRLILSHRAVVESEKASKKKQVIDTIQEGDLLEGKVQRLASFGAFVDLGGIDGLVHISQVSHEHIDDVSSVLSEGQTVKVKVLSVDVANERVSLSIKDTLPGPWTDITNRAVKGAILTGVVKRLVTFGAFVEVFPGVEGLVHISQISHKHINTPHEVLKEGQEVQVKVLEVNAGEKRLALNIKDLLENPGKEEVFDYVLPVENTGFSLSDVIGDKLKGFANRD, from the coding sequence ATGTCTGAAGAAATGAATTTAGGGTCAAACCAAGAGTTTCGTGAAGGAGATATTGTGAAAGGCATTGCTGTACAAGTAGATGAAAAGGCAGTAATAGTTTCTATAGAGGGTGCACCTTTTGATGGAATTATACCGATTAGCGAACTTTCAAGCTTACACATTGAAAAAGCTTCGGATGTTGTCTCTGTAGGGGACACACTGAACTTGATGATTACGAAAGTTGAAGAAGAAAACTTTGTTCTATCGAAGCGCAAGGTAGATGCCTTGCAAGCGTGGGATAAGCTAGAAGCTAAATTTGCTTCAGGTGAAGTTTTTGAGGCTGAAGTAAAAGACGTCGTAAAGGGCGGCTTAGTAGTCGATTTAGGTGTACGCGGCTTCGTACCAGCTTCACTCGTTGAAGATTATTTTGTTGAAGATTTTGAAGATTACAAGGGTAGAACGATGCGCTTTAAAATTACCGAGTTAGATAAGGACAAGGGGCGCCTAATTTTATCGCACCGTGCCGTTGTTGAATCGGAAAAAGCATCAAAGAAAAAGCAAGTCATTGATACGATTCAAGAGGGAGATCTGCTAGAAGGCAAGGTACAGCGTTTAGCTAGCTTTGGTGCATTCGTGGATTTAGGTGGCATTGATGGACTTGTGCATATCTCTCAAGTGTCACATGAGCATATTGACGATGTGTCATCTGTGCTTTCAGAAGGACAAACAGTAAAGGTTAAAGTATTATCGGTAGATGTAGCAAATGAGCGCGTGTCGCTATCGATTAAAGATACACTTCCTGGTCCGTGGACGGATATTACAAACCGTGCAGTTAAAGGAGCGATTTTAACTGGAGTTGTAAAACGCCTTGTTACATTTGGTGCATTTGTAGAAGTATTCCCAGGTGTTGAAGGACTTGTGCATATTTCTCAAATTTCCCATAAACATATAAACACTCCGCATGAAGTATTAAAAGAAGGTCAGGAAGTACAAGTTAAAGTACTTGAAGTAAATGCAGGAGAAAAACGCCTTGCTTTAAATATTAAAGACTTACTTGAAAATCCAGGCAAAGAAGAAGTATTTGATTACGTGCTACCTGTAGAAAACACAGGATTCTCCTTAAGTGATGTTATTGGTGATAAATTAAAAGGTTTTGCAAATAGAGATTAA